In one Rhodococcus sp. KBS0724 genomic region, the following are encoded:
- the lipA gene encoding lipoyl synthase encodes MATNEFDNSSAKETPHVAADSPPPPRRLLRLEVRNAAVPVERKPAWIKTKLRTGPNYTSLTSLVESKNLHTVCQEAACPNIFECWEDKEATFLIGGSRCTRRCDFCLIDTGKPDALDRGEPARVAASVRTMGLKYATVTGVARDDLPDGGAWLYAETVRAIHELNPGTGVEMLAPDFRASHDQLATVFASKPEVLGHNLETVPRLFKRIRPGFDYDRSLQVLDAARTENLITKSNLILGLGETRTELTQALHDLRSAGCELLTLTQYLRPSPLHHPVDRWIKPEEFIELREEAEEAGFLGVMSGPLVRSSYRAGRLYKSALMARKSTTPVPTPELAESTSA; translated from the coding sequence TTGGCTACCAACGAATTCGACAATTCATCGGCGAAGGAAACACCTCACGTCGCTGCGGACAGCCCACCGCCGCCTCGTCGTCTGCTGCGCCTGGAAGTCCGCAACGCCGCTGTGCCCGTCGAACGCAAGCCCGCGTGGATCAAAACCAAGCTGCGAACCGGGCCGAACTACACCTCGTTGACCTCACTCGTAGAGAGCAAGAATCTTCACACGGTTTGCCAGGAAGCTGCCTGCCCGAACATCTTTGAGTGCTGGGAAGACAAGGAAGCAACCTTCCTCATCGGTGGAAGTCGTTGCACTCGCCGATGCGATTTCTGCCTGATCGACACTGGCAAACCGGACGCACTCGACCGCGGCGAACCCGCACGCGTCGCTGCAAGCGTGCGCACGATGGGCCTGAAATATGCAACTGTGACCGGCGTAGCACGAGACGATCTGCCAGATGGTGGCGCATGGCTCTATGCCGAGACCGTACGCGCGATCCACGAGCTCAACCCCGGTACCGGTGTCGAGATGCTTGCCCCGGACTTCCGGGCCTCCCACGACCAGCTAGCTACGGTCTTTGCCAGCAAACCGGAAGTGCTCGGCCACAATCTGGAGACCGTCCCACGCTTGTTCAAACGCATTCGCCCAGGTTTCGACTATGACCGCTCACTCCAGGTACTGGACGCCGCTCGAACGGAAAATCTCATCACCAAGTCGAATCTGATTCTCGGATTAGGCGAGACGCGCACGGAACTTACCCAGGCTCTACATGATCTACGCTCTGCCGGTTGCGAACTCCTCACCCTGACTCAATACCTTCGGCCTTCCCCCCTGCACCATCCAGTCGACCGCTGGATCAAGCCAGAAGAATTCATCGAACTGAGAGAGGAAGCCGAGGAAGCCGGATTTCTTGGAGTCATGAGCGGGCCGCTTGTTCGCTCGTCCTATCGAGCGGGCCGACTGTACAAGTCAGCTCTCATGGCCCGAAAATCCACGACGCCAGTACCGACTCCCGAGCTAGCAGAGTCAACCAGTGCCTGA
- a CDS encoding TetR/AcrR family transcriptional regulator: MRGSSLGRPKSLGASGYSAASINDVIVCGGLTKGGLFHHFPSKQSIAQQLVVRWSRSTTDLVVERTARGVRG; encoded by the coding sequence GTGCGAGGATCCTCGCTGGGGCGGCCAAAGTCATTGGGCGCCAGCGGATACAGTGCCGCGAGCATCAACGACGTGATCGTCTGCGGCGGCCTCACCAAAGGCGGTCTGTTCCATCACTTCCCGTCCAAGCAGTCCATTGCACAGCAACTCGTTGTCCGTTGGTCACGGTCCACCACAGATCTGGTGGTTGAACGAACTGCACGCGGTGTCCGGGGATGA
- a CDS encoding SufD family Fe-S cluster assembly protein, with protein sequence MNRNLLLRTGARADSVPNLEIETGDVTEAGHASATGRFDDEQLFYLESRGIAREQAQQLVVRGFLADVTSRIDLQPVREHIMNAVDSRLASGQIPTESTSNLS encoded by the coding sequence ATGAATCGCAATCTGCTGCTGCGCACCGGGGCGCGCGCCGACTCGGTGCCGAATCTGGAAATCGAAACTGGCGACGTCACCGAAGCAGGTCATGCCAGCGCTACAGGGCGGTTCGACGATGAGCAGTTGTTCTACCTCGAGTCACGCGGCATTGCCCGTGAACAGGCGCAACAACTTGTCGTCCGCGGCTTCCTTGCTGACGTCACCAGTCGGATCGATCTCCAACCGGTCCGTGAGCACATCATGAACGCTGTCGACTCGCGGTTGGCGAGCGGTCAGATCCCCACAGAAAGCACGAGCAATCTCTCATGA
- a CDS encoding TetR/AcrR family transcriptional regulator, which yields MSRAEERSSAVQRSRSRAADQVRSILEAAQCLIEKKGDTFTTQELIKEAGVALQTFYRYFTSKDELLLAVISNEMKTACALWEEAAAEFDDPLDRLRFYAGHILGTLGEDPRRDALARFVITTHWRLHRLYPAELAMADKPFVDLLHKEIRSARDRGQLTTTAAESDAWFIAELVRTVYHYWAYAPVEHDDAEERLWNFCLRALGGTP from the coding sequence ATGTCCCGAGCTGAGGAGAGGTCGTCTGCGGTCCAGCGATCGCGGAGTCGTGCGGCTGACCAAGTGCGGTCCATTCTCGAGGCTGCTCAGTGTCTCATCGAGAAAAAAGGTGACACGTTCACGACGCAGGAACTCATTAAGGAAGCCGGTGTCGCGCTCCAGACCTTCTACCGCTATTTCACGAGCAAGGACGAACTACTGCTTGCGGTGATTAGTAATGAGATGAAAACCGCCTGCGCGCTGTGGGAGGAGGCAGCTGCTGAGTTCGACGATCCGTTGGACAGGCTCCGCTTCTACGCCGGACACATTTTGGGCACGCTGGGGGAAGATCCTCGCCGCGACGCGCTCGCCCGGTTTGTCATAACTACCCACTGGAGGCTCCATCGGTTGTACCCCGCGGAGCTCGCCATGGCCGACAAACCCTTTGTTGACCTGTTGCACAAAGAGATTCGATCCGCGAGGGACCGCGGGCAGTTAACCACCACCGCAGCAGAGAGCGACGCCTGGTTCATTGCCGAGCTCGTGCGGACGGTGTATCACTACTGGGCCTATGCCCCAGTGGAACACGATGATGCAGAGGAGCGCTTGTGGAATTTCTGCCTTCGCGCTCTCGGTGGAACGCCGTAG
- a CDS encoding ferredoxin — protein MTPSQKRLHVDPHACEAHALCVEIAPEIFELSDADDVATCDDNPPESKITQVRAAIGGCPRQAISWIEKC, from the coding sequence TTGACGCCATCACAGAAGAGACTGCATGTGGACCCTCACGCATGCGAAGCTCACGCGCTGTGTGTCGAGATCGCGCCAGAGATCTTCGAACTCAGCGACGCCGACGATGTCGCCACGTGCGATGACAATCCTCCGGAATCCAAGATAACGCAGGTTCGAGCCGCCATTGGGGGGTGCCCACGTCAGGCCATCAGCTGGATTGAAAAATGTTGA
- a CDS encoding IS3 family transposase, translating to MYSKSTLSHIDAVSALELFEEGFTAKSVALALDLAPNPVQMLYQRWQLRGAGALVTRDRRQYDFETKLEIVRRNVNGESGRALADEYDLPSPTTVANWTVIYRRDGEDGLRPKRRGRPPTDRGDSPSKSELETLRAENERLRAEVAYLGKLRALRSRERRAKVRAVDDLKAQFPLALLLQIADLPRSTFYDHRNRLRHADRHAELKEAIRETFEDAKGAYGHRRILAVLRRQGRRVSKKTVLTLMRTLGLRCLVRRRKRYNSFRGEVGEAADNVLNRQFAAETAHTKWATDVTEFNIGSSKVYLSPILDLHDNRIISATAGPSPSVKMVTDSLRMAIDTLNAGEKPLVHSDQGFQYRHTLWRDTLREAGLTQSMSRKGTCLDNAVMEGFFSHLKEEWFRIQKPGTLDEFHTGLTDYLRWWNTTRIQQRLGYLSPDEYRAQTPAIA from the coding sequence ATGTACTCGAAAAGCACGTTAAGTCACATCGACGCCGTGTCGGCGCTCGAACTGTTCGAGGAAGGCTTCACTGCGAAGTCCGTCGCGTTGGCTCTTGACCTCGCCCCGAACCCTGTCCAAATGTTGTATCAACGATGGCAACTTCGGGGAGCAGGTGCGCTGGTGACGAGAGACCGCAGGCAGTACGATTTCGAGACCAAACTCGAGATCGTGCGTCGCAACGTCAACGGAGAGTCCGGAAGGGCTCTGGCCGATGAGTACGACTTGCCCTCGCCCACAACGGTAGCGAACTGGACGGTCATTTACCGACGTGACGGAGAAGACGGGTTGCGCCCGAAAAGGCGTGGCAGGCCTCCAACCGATCGCGGGGATTCCCCTTCGAAGAGCGAGCTCGAGACACTGCGTGCGGAGAACGAACGGCTTCGCGCTGAGGTCGCGTATCTGGGAAAATTGCGGGCCTTGAGGTCGCGGGAACGACGGGCGAAAGTTCGAGCTGTCGATGATCTCAAGGCGCAATTTCCGCTGGCACTCTTGCTGCAGATCGCGGACCTTCCCAGGTCGACGTTCTACGACCATCGGAATCGACTCCGTCACGCGGACCGGCATGCTGAGCTCAAAGAAGCCATTCGTGAGACCTTCGAAGATGCGAAGGGAGCCTACGGGCACCGACGTATCCTCGCTGTCCTGCGACGACAGGGGCGGAGGGTGTCGAAGAAAACCGTGCTCACACTGATGCGCACCCTCGGACTGCGGTGCCTGGTGCGTCGACGCAAACGGTACAACTCCTTCCGAGGCGAGGTCGGCGAGGCAGCCGACAACGTGTTGAACCGCCAGTTCGCGGCAGAGACTGCGCACACCAAGTGGGCCACGGACGTAACCGAGTTCAACATCGGCAGTTCCAAGGTCTACCTTTCGCCCATCCTCGATCTCCATGACAACCGGATCATCTCAGCGACGGCGGGGCCCTCTCCGAGCGTGAAGATGGTCACCGACAGCCTCCGTATGGCAATCGACACCCTCAACGCTGGCGAAAAGCCACTTGTCCACTCCGACCAAGGATTTCAGTACCGCCATACCCTCTGGAGGGACACGTTGCGCGAAGCAGGGCTCACCCAGTCAATGTCCCGCAAAGGCACGTGCCTCGATAACGCCGTCATGGAGGGATTCTTCAGCCACCTCAAGGAGGAATGGTTCCGCATCCAGAAACCCGGAACTCTCGACGAGTTTCACACGGGACTCACTGACTACCTGCGATGGTGGAACACCACCCGCATTCAACAGCGACTCGGCTACCTCAGCCCCGACGAGTACCGCGCCCAAACACCCGCCATCGCATAA
- a CDS encoding GNAT family N-acetyltransferase: MSRETILQTERLKLTTWIPSDLHDLATLHSDPQVMQFIGYGRPESVAESQTRLDGYLDEQRRQGWTKWRLVNRTGEMVGRAGFGEVDSCRELAYAFRRDQWGRGFATEIASALVDWNSEHPDRELLSGSLCAHVEDGHRASMRVLEKVRCRPCEDPRWGGQSHWAPADTVPRASTT, translated from the coding sequence ATGAGCCGCGAAACGATCCTGCAGACCGAAAGACTGAAACTTACGACCTGGATCCCGTCGGACCTGCATGACCTCGCCACACTGCACTCCGACCCCCAGGTCATGCAATTCATTGGGTACGGACGACCGGAGAGTGTCGCGGAGTCGCAAACGCGGCTCGATGGGTACCTCGATGAACAACGACGTCAGGGGTGGACCAAGTGGCGTTTGGTCAACCGCACCGGAGAAATGGTCGGTAGAGCTGGGTTCGGTGAGGTCGATTCCTGTCGCGAACTAGCCTATGCCTTTCGGCGAGATCAGTGGGGCCGAGGTTTCGCAACGGAGATTGCGTCCGCTTTGGTGGACTGGAATTCTGAACATCCAGACCGAGAACTGTTGTCGGGCAGTCTTTGTGCTCATGTGGAGGATGGGCACCGGGCGAGCATGCGCGTCCTGGAGAAGGTCCGTTGCCGCCCGTGCGAGGATCCTCGCTGGGGCGGCCAAAGTCATTGGGCGCCAGCGGATACAGTGCCGCGAGCATCAACGACGTGA
- a CDS encoding ABC transporter substrate-binding protein, producing MPRLRFAVLSVTVLMLVAACGGGSETASGGAPSEEGEPIAGGTAQVLQHAEPQSLDPAALSNTWAHMATLGNALYGTLITNDSATLDTQYKMATGFVTTDGGKTFDLTLRPGLMFTDGTPLDAAAVKVNWDRLKDPSLGSNSTRYAVLVANTEVVLPDVMRATLVSPNPQFAETVVASSMNWIASPTALEKGVQSYSDSPVGAGPFKLTRWTRQGEIELEKNPGYWDAPKPYLDSLTIRTVHDASQRLNAVATGGADLASESSMNTINQADAQGLGYEVVPTGGGQIIAMNHQRRPFDDVRARRAVQMALDTEILNTIVFSGQNEVPQTLFNEESAYYRDIPLQNANREEAQRLFNELAAEGKPIVATFMAYPTSDSRMLAEAVQAQLSAYENIEVKVDVRDIVGATRATMTGDFDLTISAAIVQGPDFALWTAFHSTSTGNQMGVSDPELDAALDKGRTATTDAERLEAYTEVQNRINAVIPGVWYTRAAPAVIYGKNVRGVEMYTLGSPLPEDLWVNNG from the coding sequence ATGCCGAGATTAAGGTTCGCAGTCCTCTCCGTGACCGTACTGATGCTTGTAGCTGCCTGTGGGGGCGGAAGCGAGACTGCATCGGGCGGTGCGCCCTCTGAAGAGGGTGAACCGATTGCGGGGGGAACGGCTCAGGTTCTCCAACACGCCGAACCCCAATCTCTTGATCCCGCAGCACTTTCCAATACCTGGGCGCATATGGCCACGCTCGGCAATGCGCTGTACGGGACTCTCATTACCAACGACAGTGCCACGTTGGACACTCAGTACAAGATGGCTACGGGTTTCGTTACCACTGATGGTGGAAAGACCTTCGATCTGACTTTGCGTCCGGGGCTGATGTTTACCGACGGCACCCCGCTGGATGCGGCTGCGGTCAAGGTCAACTGGGACAGGCTCAAAGACCCCTCGCTCGGATCGAATTCGACACGTTACGCGGTCCTGGTCGCGAACACCGAGGTAGTATTACCCGATGTCATGCGGGCGACTCTGGTTTCGCCGAACCCACAGTTTGCCGAGACCGTGGTTGCCTCGTCGATGAATTGGATTGCTTCGCCCACCGCGCTCGAGAAGGGCGTGCAGTCCTACTCAGACAGCCCGGTCGGGGCCGGGCCTTTCAAGCTAACCAGATGGACTCGCCAAGGCGAGATCGAACTTGAGAAGAACCCGGGCTACTGGGATGCACCCAAACCGTATCTCGATAGCTTGACCATCCGCACCGTCCACGACGCGAGTCAGCGCCTCAATGCAGTGGCGACAGGGGGCGCAGATCTCGCTTCGGAGTCATCGATGAACACCATCAACCAGGCCGACGCCCAGGGTTTGGGTTACGAGGTCGTTCCCACCGGTGGTGGCCAGATCATCGCAATGAACCATCAGCGACGCCCTTTCGATGATGTCCGGGCGCGTCGTGCTGTCCAAATGGCCTTGGACACAGAGATTTTGAATACGATAGTCTTCTCCGGACAAAATGAGGTTCCGCAGACCCTCTTCAACGAGGAGTCGGCTTACTACCGCGACATACCGCTCCAGAACGCGAACCGCGAAGAGGCTCAGCGACTGTTCAATGAACTGGCGGCTGAAGGTAAACCGATTGTGGCCACCTTTATGGCGTACCCCACAAGCGATTCGCGCATGCTGGCAGAGGCCGTCCAGGCCCAGCTTAGTGCGTACGAGAACATCGAGGTCAAGGTCGACGTGCGCGATATTGTCGGCGCTACAAGGGCAACGATGACCGGTGACTTCGACTTGACGATCTCGGCCGCGATCGTTCAGGGGCCCGACTTCGCACTCTGGACCGCATTCCATTCGACGTCGACAGGTAATCAGATGGGCGTCAGTGATCCGGAGTTGGATGCAGCCTTGGACAAGGGTCGGACCGCCACGACAGACGCCGAGCGACTTGAGGCGTACACCGAGGTCCAGAACCGAATCAATGCAGTGATACCCGGAGTGTGGTACACCCGCGCGGCTCCTGCCGTTATATACGGAAAGAATGTTCGGGGTGTCGAAATGTACACTCTGGGATCGCCTCTCCCCGAGGATCTCTGGGTAAATAATGGGTAG
- the sufC gene encoding Fe-S cluster assembly ATPase SufC: MTTLEIRDLHASVIDNDIEILNGVDLTVRSGEVHAIMGPNGSGKSTLASCIAGHPKYTVTSGSITLDGQDLLALSVDKRAKAGVFLAMQYPVEVPGVSSSNFLRTAATAIRGEAPKLRNWVKELNGAMTRLEMDAAFSQRDLNVGWSGGEKRRHEILQLELLKPEIALLDETDSGLDVDALRVVSEGINRSVSSGLGVLMITHYSRILRYVRPDFVHVFHEGTIVESGPSSLADELEESGYARFGIEDLDNHPNTAVDAVNG; encoded by the coding sequence ATGACCACTCTGGAAATCCGCGACTTGCATGCCAGCGTCATCGACAACGACATCGAAATCCTCAACGGTGTCGACCTGACCGTTCGCTCCGGTGAAGTGCACGCGATCATGGGTCCGAACGGATCTGGCAAATCCACGCTGGCGAGCTGCATCGCCGGACATCCGAAATACACGGTCACAAGCGGAAGCATCACACTCGACGGACAGGATTTGCTCGCGCTGTCTGTGGACAAACGCGCCAAGGCCGGTGTCTTCCTGGCAATGCAATACCCCGTGGAGGTGCCCGGCGTGTCCTCGTCGAATTTCCTCCGCACAGCCGCAACGGCGATCCGAGGTGAGGCTCCTAAGCTTCGCAACTGGGTCAAGGAACTCAACGGAGCAATGACCCGATTGGAGATGGACGCGGCCTTCTCTCAGCGCGATCTCAATGTCGGTTGGTCAGGCGGCGAGAAGAGGCGCCACGAGATTCTTCAACTCGAATTGCTCAAACCTGAAATCGCACTGCTGGACGAGACCGACTCCGGCCTGGACGTCGATGCACTGCGCGTCGTCAGCGAAGGTATCAACCGATCCGTATCCTCCGGTCTCGGAGTCCTCATGATCACCCATTACAGCCGCATCTTGCGGTATGTGCGCCCAGACTTCGTTCATGTCTTCCACGAAGGGACCATCGTCGAGTCCGGTCCTTCCAGCCTGGCCGACGAGCTGGAGGAGAGTGGCTACGCCCGGTTCGGAATCGAAGACCTCGACAACCACCCGAACACAGCCGTCGACGCCGTAAACGGCTGA
- a CDS encoding phosphotransferase has product MDSERTREVGSVMKARVPDTLEEALSPQWLTTALQPSFPGVAVREVIPGPIVDRVSTNARFTIVCDGEIPEGLSPRLCVKGYFNEQGREARFVGEREAYFYRDLAAESGVRTLRSVFADFDTEARHGVVVTEDIVADGGSFLDAASHITPDRAADSLSQFAKLHASTWGNPKWADKHWLDSNLAGALRAWGDDAITARIDANFHGPNGRRVPDEVSDAPRLTSAYSSLVTTIEAEQASSEWCVIHGDAHIGNTFLDPSGALNLVDWQLVQRGMWYLDVGTHIGTALTVEDRRSSEKDLLWHYLDCLASHGVTPPSRDVAWRALSRGILRGLFLWGITTKVDPTLIEILLHRLGTAVADHDALSPEKYLAPL; this is encoded by the coding sequence GTGGACAGTGAGCGCACGCGCGAAGTCGGTTCGGTCATGAAAGCAAGGGTCCCCGACACGCTCGAAGAAGCGCTATCGCCGCAATGGTTGACCACCGCCTTGCAACCCAGTTTTCCGGGAGTTGCCGTCCGTGAAGTGATTCCGGGTCCGATCGTGGATCGGGTATCGACCAATGCGCGCTTCACGATCGTGTGCGACGGGGAGATCCCCGAGGGGCTGTCGCCTAGGTTGTGCGTAAAGGGATACTTCAACGAACAGGGCCGCGAGGCCCGGTTCGTGGGGGAGCGAGAGGCCTATTTTTATCGGGACCTCGCGGCGGAAAGTGGTGTGCGAACGCTAAGGAGCGTGTTCGCCGACTTCGACACCGAAGCCCGTCACGGCGTCGTGGTGACCGAGGATATCGTGGCGGACGGAGGCTCTTTCTTGGACGCCGCCAGTCACATCACCCCAGACCGGGCGGCCGATAGCCTGAGTCAGTTCGCCAAACTGCATGCCTCGACGTGGGGCAATCCGAAATGGGCCGACAAACACTGGCTGGACTCGAATTTGGCGGGTGCACTGCGGGCCTGGGGCGATGATGCGATCACCGCTCGGATAGATGCCAATTTCCACGGCCCCAACGGTCGGCGGGTTCCGGATGAGGTCAGCGATGCGCCCCGCCTTACTAGCGCGTACAGTTCGCTGGTCACCACCATCGAAGCTGAGCAAGCATCTTCAGAGTGGTGCGTAATTCATGGCGATGCCCACATCGGGAACACGTTCCTGGATCCCTCGGGGGCATTGAATCTGGTCGACTGGCAACTCGTACAGCGTGGAATGTGGTATCTCGATGTCGGTACACACATCGGCACTGCGTTGACCGTGGAGGACCGTCGCAGCAGCGAGAAGGATCTCCTGTGGCACTACCTCGATTGTCTGGCGTCCCATGGCGTCACTCCTCCATCGCGGGATGTGGCCTGGCGAGCACTTAGTCGAGGGATACTGCGTGGGCTATTTCTTTGGGGGATCACAACCAAGGTTGACCCGACACTCATCGAGATCCTGCTTCACCGCCTCGGCACGGCTGTTGCTGACCACGACGCGCTATCGCCTGAAAAGTATTTGGCACCACTGTGA
- a CDS encoding helix-turn-helix transcriptional regulator, which translates to MLNSSQRWDTATLVLELPSRAVIAHHAHDEHQLVYASTGVISVATSEGTWVAPANRAIWIPSGASHQHRAYGPTRFHGVGLPATRNPLGVDVPAVIEVSPLLRELIIHYTEQPDEAEEPRRRQRLLTVLIDQLAVSSQQPIRLPTPRDPRLVEVCKMVEENLSVALDLEDLAKACRTSSRTLARLFRDETRMSYVQWRTQLRLYYALRLLADGMQVGTVAHRCGWNSASTFVEVFRRTYGHTPGGRRQRSE; encoded by the coding sequence ATGCTGAATTCAAGCCAACGGTGGGACACGGCAACATTGGTCCTTGAATTGCCATCGCGCGCGGTGATTGCTCACCACGCGCATGACGAGCATCAGCTGGTGTATGCCAGCACCGGCGTCATTTCTGTCGCGACGAGTGAGGGAACCTGGGTTGCCCCTGCAAATCGGGCGATCTGGATACCTTCGGGAGCGAGCCATCAGCACCGTGCATACGGGCCGACCAGGTTCCACGGAGTCGGATTACCCGCTACCCGCAACCCATTGGGTGTCGATGTCCCAGCGGTGATCGAGGTGAGCCCCTTGTTGCGTGAACTGATCATTCATTACACAGAACAACCCGATGAAGCAGAAGAACCGCGCCGGCGCCAGCGGCTGTTGACTGTGCTCATCGATCAACTCGCGGTGTCCTCACAACAACCAATACGACTTCCTACGCCTCGCGATCCTCGATTAGTCGAGGTGTGCAAGATGGTCGAGGAGAACTTGTCTGTAGCTCTCGATCTCGAGGATTTGGCCAAGGCGTGTCGGACGAGTTCACGAACTCTTGCTCGATTGTTCCGAGACGAAACGAGGATGAGCTACGTCCAGTGGAGAACTCAGCTGCGGCTTTATTACGCACTACGGCTTTTGGCTGACGGAATGCAGGTGGGCACTGTGGCACATCGCTGTGGCTGGAATTCGGCAAGTACATTCGTCGAAGTGTTTCGCCGCACCTATGGGCACACCCCAGGCGGACGTCGCCAGCGCAGCGAATAA
- the dxr gene encoding 1-deoxy-D-xylulose-5-phosphate reductoisomerase: MRRTVTTTESNRRRVTILGSTGSVGTQAVDLIAAHPDRFQVTAICAAGSDVAALAMQAARLEVPVIGIADPTKASELDHRCKEIYPRHVAQPFIVTGGGAASELAELETDVVLNAIDGAQALRPTVAALDAGHLVALANKESLVAGGSFVTGRARPGQIIPVDSEHSALAQCLGGGTRQEVERLILTASGGPFRGKNRNALAGVTAEQALVHPTWNMGRVITTNSATLMNKGLELIEAHLLFGIDYAQIDTVIHPESHIHSMVQFVDGAVLAQLSTPDMRLPIALALNWPSRLPGAVTAVDWSTSHRWNFEPVDHDTFPAVRLAKTAGTAGGCAAAVLNAANEHLVEAFHEGRIGFLDIVDKVGDTLHTWLHTHHDGAPPADIEEIDRAQSWAHLHAEQLI; encoded by the coding sequence CTGAGGCGCACCGTGACCACGACCGAGAGCAACCGCCGCCGCGTTACTATTTTGGGCTCCACCGGTTCGGTCGGTACCCAAGCAGTCGACCTGATCGCCGCACACCCCGACCGTTTCCAAGTCACCGCGATCTGCGCAGCCGGCAGCGACGTCGCTGCACTCGCAATGCAGGCGGCGCGCCTGGAAGTCCCCGTGATCGGTATCGCCGACCCCACCAAAGCTTCCGAACTGGACCATCGATGCAAAGAAATCTATCCCCGCCACGTGGCGCAGCCGTTCATCGTGACCGGGGGTGGTGCAGCCAGTGAATTGGCCGAACTCGAGACCGACGTAGTGCTCAATGCCATCGACGGGGCGCAAGCACTGCGGCCGACCGTGGCAGCGCTCGATGCCGGGCACTTAGTAGCACTGGCCAACAAGGAATCTCTTGTTGCCGGTGGCTCATTCGTTACTGGGCGTGCACGTCCAGGTCAGATCATCCCCGTGGACTCCGAACATTCAGCCCTGGCTCAATGTCTAGGTGGCGGAACCCGCCAAGAGGTGGAGCGGTTGATTCTCACCGCGAGCGGTGGCCCTTTTCGGGGCAAGAACCGGAACGCCCTCGCTGGTGTCACTGCCGAGCAAGCGCTGGTACACCCGACATGGAACATGGGCCGGGTCATTACCACTAACTCCGCAACCTTGATGAACAAAGGGCTCGAGCTCATCGAGGCTCACTTGCTATTCGGGATCGACTACGCCCAGATCGATACCGTCATTCACCCCGAGTCCCACATCCATTCGATGGTGCAGTTCGTCGACGGTGCCGTCCTGGCGCAACTGTCCACACCTGACATGCGGTTGCCGATTGCGCTAGCCCTCAACTGGCCTAGCCGACTTCCCGGCGCGGTCACCGCGGTCGACTGGTCCACCAGCCACCGGTGGAACTTCGAGCCCGTCGACCACGACACTTTTCCGGCGGTCCGGCTTGCCAAAACCGCGGGAACTGCGGGTGGATGCGCTGCGGCAGTCCTGAACGCTGCCAACGAACACCTGGTGGAGGCCTTCCACGAAGGAAGGATCGGTTTCCTCGACATCGTCGACAAGGTCGGCGACACCCTGCACACGTGGCTTCACACCCATCACGATGGAGCACCGCCCGCCGACATCGAGGAGATCGACAGAGCCCAATCTTGGGCGCACCTGCACGCAGAACAGCTGATTTGA